The Aureispira anguillae genome contains a region encoding:
- a CDS encoding YceD family protein: MKALKSFTINFASLADGEHLFDYQIDNKFLKHFEATLVQEGSVDVSLSLIKFLNSLEFNFNIQGTVLTPCDVCIEEFELPVEGSEQIMVKIVSEIPTDDDEYNVVYLKEGTSSINIAEMLYELLMLSIPMRKVHPLNDEGQYTCDPDVLKYLQINEDIETSEEEVDNNDNINPIWDELKKLK; this comes from the coding sequence ATGAAAGCTCTTAAATCTTTCACCATAAATTTTGCAAGTTTAGCAGATGGTGAGCATTTATTTGATTATCAAATAGATAACAAGTTCTTAAAACATTTTGAAGCAACCTTGGTACAAGAAGGCTCTGTTGATGTTAGTCTCTCACTAATTAAGTTTTTAAATAGTTTGGAGTTTAATTTCAATATTCAGGGTACCGTCTTAACTCCTTGTGATGTTTGCATTGAGGAATTTGAACTGCCTGTTGAAGGGAGTGAACAAATTATGGTTAAAATAGTAAGCGAAATTCCAACGGATGACGATGAATACAATGTTGTTTATCTCAAGGAAGGAACCAGCTCTATTAATATAGCCGAAATGCTTTATGAATTACTCATGTTGAGTATTCCTATGCGCAAAGTGCATCCACTTAATGATGAAGGACAGTATACTTGTGATCCTGATGTTTTGAAATATTTGCAAATAAATGAAGACATTGAAACTTCTGAAGAAGAAGTTGATAACAATGACAATATAAACCCAATTTGGGACGAGTTAAAAAAATTAAAATAA
- a CDS encoding TlpA disulfide reductase family protein, which translates to MKKYYILFLVSSILISCSDTTTNSTTTDTNTGDKTTTASASPVASNTVKKIEGTPTTIKGTITGLKEGQKIFFDKKTLDATDVVGTTLLDATGNFELKTGIKTPGIYRVRLGAKPVYMLLKGGENIDITATMDGYKIQDYSLTGSLHAEEMKTWNADLDAKKIKSYLEETAEEKPLLHLYLVEKLDLVANIKVYKKVLESLKAAYPNDLYTKQFNSKVLSMEAKLKAQPVAVGAEAPEINLPNPEGKKIALSSLRGKVVLLDFWASWCRPCRMANPHVVQLYSKYNKKGFDVFNVSLDGIDDKRAAMYQNNPETIAKATEIEKGKWKQAIKTDKLKWKNHVSELRSWSSPVAALYGVNSIPKTFLIDKKGIIRYENLRGQALEDAIKNLLAEK; encoded by the coding sequence ATGAAAAAATATTACATCTTGTTTTTGGTTTCAAGCATCCTAATCAGTTGCTCAGACACTACGACTAACTCTACTACCACAGATACCAACACTGGAGATAAAACAACAACAGCTAGTGCCAGTCCTGTGGCCAGCAATACGGTCAAAAAAATTGAAGGAACTCCAACAACGATAAAAGGCACAATTACTGGTCTTAAAGAAGGGCAAAAAATATTTTTTGACAAAAAAACATTGGATGCTACAGATGTAGTGGGTACAACACTTTTAGATGCAACTGGCAATTTTGAATTAAAAACAGGTATCAAAACTCCTGGTATTTACAGAGTTCGCTTAGGAGCTAAGCCCGTTTATATGCTGCTCAAAGGGGGTGAAAATATTGACATCACTGCAACAATGGATGGTTATAAAATTCAAGATTATAGCTTGACAGGAAGTTTGCATGCCGAAGAAATGAAGACTTGGAATGCAGACCTTGACGCTAAGAAAATCAAGTCTTACTTGGAAGAAACAGCGGAAGAAAAACCTCTATTGCACCTTTATTTGGTAGAAAAATTGGACTTGGTAGCCAATATTAAGGTATATAAAAAGGTATTGGAATCGCTCAAAGCTGCTTATCCCAATGATCTTTACACCAAACAATTTAATTCTAAGGTTTTATCTATGGAGGCAAAACTTAAAGCGCAACCTGTAGCCGTTGGCGCTGAAGCTCCTGAAATAAACTTGCCCAACCCTGAAGGAAAAAAGATTGCGTTAAGCTCCTTAAGAGGAAAAGTTGTTTTATTGGATTTTTGGGCAAGTTGGTGCCGCCCTTGCCGCATGGCTAACCCCCATGTCGTACAACTATACTCCAAATACAACAAAAAGGGCTTTGATGTTTTTAATGTCTCTTTAGATGGTATTGATGACAAACGAGCAGCAATGTACCAAAACAATCCCGAAACAATTGCCAAAGCTACTGAAATAGAAAAGGGTAAATGGAAACAGGCGATCAAAACAGATAAACTAAAATGGAAAAATCATGTATCGGAATTGCGCAGTTGGAGTAGTCCTGTTGCAGCGCTCTATGGTGTAAATTCTATTCCGAAAACATTCTTGATCGATAAAAAAGGCATCATTCGCTATGAAAATTTACGTGGGCAAGCACTAGAAGATGCCATTAAAAATTTATTAGCCGAGAAATAA
- a CDS encoding DNA/RNA non-specific endonuclease: MKGMSKIVLLVAAAVSGIFVLILGNNPLGGGDAVNTQDNNYNNQPVVSNRDRNTDVYPQSIDDNLPETGLNYIPTQQLGDQLIKYRYYALSYSSQHQNAEWVAYELRGARLDLAYRKERKNFKSDPNIRTEASSLDYANSGYDRGHLVPAHDMDFSEQAIEESFYMTNVSPQVPDFNRGIWKRLEERVRTWAKKEQRLYIVTGPLLRSNVDAANRINGNGPTIPRGFYKIVLDYEGPQKKAIAFMFKNKEIQQPLENFVTTIDRVEAYTDLDFFPDLTEEEQAILEATTNPEAWGFK; this comes from the coding sequence ATGAAAGGAATGAGTAAAATTGTGCTGCTTGTAGCAGCAGCAGTGTCAGGTATTTTTGTCTTAATTTTAGGAAATAATCCATTAGGGGGAGGGGATGCCGTCAACACCCAAGACAACAACTATAATAACCAGCCAGTAGTGTCTAATAGAGATCGGAATACAGATGTATATCCCCAATCTATTGACGATAATCTGCCAGAAACGGGCTTGAATTATATCCCTACACAGCAACTAGGGGATCAATTGATTAAGTATCGTTATTACGCCCTATCTTATTCTAGCCAGCATCAAAATGCAGAATGGGTAGCCTATGAATTGAGAGGGGCTCGGTTAGATTTAGCTTATCGGAAAGAACGAAAAAACTTCAAATCAGATCCTAATATTAGGACAGAGGCCAGCAGCTTGGATTATGCCAATTCAGGTTATGATCGAGGGCATTTGGTGCCTGCACATGACATGGACTTCAGTGAACAGGCGATTGAAGAAAGTTTTTATATGACCAATGTTAGTCCTCAAGTTCCTGATTTTAACAGAGGAATTTGGAAACGTTTGGAAGAAAGGGTTCGGACATGGGCAAAAAAGGAACAACGACTTTATATTGTTACAGGCCCTTTATTGCGTAGCAATGTTGATGCAGCCAATCGCATTAATGGCAATGGTCCAACGATACCTCGAGGGTTCTACAAAATAGTGCTAGATTATGAGGGACCCCAAAAGAAGGCAATTGCATTTATGTTTAAAAATAAAGAAATTCAACAGCCGCTCGAAAATTTTGTTACAACGATAGATCGAGTTGAGGCTTATACTGATTTAGATTTTTTTCCAGATTTGACAGAGGAAGAACAGGCTATTTTGGAGGCGACTACTAATCCTGAAGCTTGGGGTTTTAAATAG
- a CDS encoding alpha/beta fold hydrolase — MEYPIYEKGKFKYIEEGEGDTVILLHGLFGSMGNYEALIKGLKSNYRLVVPLLPIFELPSRKVSMTTLMEHVHEFILTQGYTTIHIVGNSLGGHIGLLLTLKAPELVRTLTLTGSSGLFENALGNSFPRRKSYEFVKEVAQKTFFNPDIASKALIDEIFEIVNTPTKGLNIVITAKSAMRHNLEHELHKIKLPTLLIWGKNDTITPAFVGEDFHQKIEQSELHILDECGHAPMMEKPAEFITLLMAFLERYPILKTK, encoded by the coding sequence ATGGAATATCCCATTTACGAAAAAGGTAAATTTAAGTATATAGAAGAAGGTGAGGGTGATACCGTTATATTGTTGCATGGCTTGTTTGGCTCTATGGGCAATTATGAAGCACTTATAAAAGGATTAAAATCTAACTATAGATTAGTTGTCCCTTTGTTGCCAATCTTTGAACTTCCGAGTAGAAAAGTATCTATGACAACACTAATGGAACATGTGCATGAATTTATCCTTACGCAAGGATATACCACGATTCATATTGTCGGAAATTCCTTGGGAGGGCATATCGGATTATTGTTGACCTTAAAAGCTCCTGAGTTGGTTCGAACATTGACCTTGACAGGAAGCTCTGGTCTGTTTGAAAATGCTTTGGGGAATTCTTTTCCTCGTCGAAAAAGCTATGAATTTGTCAAAGAAGTAGCCCAAAAGACATTTTTTAATCCTGATATAGCATCAAAAGCCTTAATTGATGAAATTTTTGAAATTGTAAATACGCCAACTAAAGGGCTAAATATTGTTATCACTGCTAAATCAGCTATGCGGCATAATTTAGAACATGAACTGCATAAAATAAAGCTACCAACCTTATTAATTTGGGGAAAAAATGATACGATTACTCCTGCATTTGTAGGGGAGGACTTTCATCAAAAAATTGAACAATCTGAATTGCATATCTTAGATGAATGTGGTCATGCCCCTATGATGGAAAAACCAGCCGAATTTATTACTTTGTTAATGGCATTTTTGGAACGATATCCGATTTTGAAAACGAAGTAA
- a CDS encoding GH3 auxin-responsive promoter family protein, with translation MKWLNAVIKTGFNLNMHRVQRAIEKPIDTQERVFKQLIQQASTTAFGKKYGFGSINSIQQLQERVPIHSYEMLAPYIQRMMKGEKNVLYPGKVTYFSRSSGTTNNKSKYIPVPPNNLKHCHLKGAHDAVSIWFHNYPKSKLFDASRAIIMGGELSIFDRQAQTFMGDVSAIMLQHLPFYAAYFLTPNIPTALLPDWEKKIEKIAQVAVHQNISNLSGVPTWTLVLLRRILELSGKKNLSEVFPNFELYAHGGVDFSPYRSQFDNLFPCKTVEYRNTYNASEGFFATQFSKEDQGMQLLFDSGVFYEFIPLDQLHKDQPQAYTIEQVQKGIDYAIVISTNAGLWRYMIGDTVRFSSLYPHHIEITGRTQQFINVFGEEVMVWNAEKALTNTCYELDAQISEYTVAPIFLSKTSKGGHEWLVEFQKSPQSMLQFQQLLDMNLQKLNSDYEAKRYKDIALQELELTVVPPGSFHNWLKSKGKYGGQHKIPRLSNKRQYLEEILASFPIKS, from the coding sequence ATGAAGTGGTTAAATGCTGTAATAAAAACTGGTTTTAATTTAAATATGCATCGAGTTCAACGGGCAATAGAAAAGCCTATTGATACCCAAGAACGAGTATTTAAACAATTGATTCAACAAGCATCAACTACTGCATTTGGCAAAAAATACGGCTTTGGATCCATCAATTCTATCCAACAACTCCAAGAACGGGTTCCCATTCACAGCTATGAAATGCTGGCTCCCTACATACAACGCATGATGAAGGGAGAAAAGAATGTTCTTTATCCTGGTAAGGTTACTTATTTTTCTCGATCGTCAGGCACTACCAATAACAAAAGTAAATACATTCCTGTTCCTCCTAACAATCTAAAACATTGCCATCTCAAAGGCGCACACGATGCGGTTTCTATTTGGTTTCACAACTACCCTAAATCCAAATTATTTGATGCCAGTCGAGCAATTATTATGGGGGGAGAATTATCCATATTTGATCGACAAGCCCAAACATTTATGGGAGATGTTTCTGCAATTATGCTCCAACATTTACCTTTTTATGCAGCTTATTTTTTGACGCCTAATATTCCTACTGCCCTGCTGCCAGACTGGGAAAAAAAGATAGAAAAAATTGCTCAAGTTGCCGTCCACCAAAATATCAGCAACCTAAGTGGTGTCCCTACATGGACACTTGTTTTGCTACGACGAATATTAGAATTATCGGGCAAAAAGAATCTTTCGGAGGTTTTTCCTAATTTTGAATTATATGCACATGGAGGGGTAGATTTTTCGCCTTATCGTTCTCAATTTGACAACTTATTTCCTTGCAAAACTGTTGAGTATCGGAATACTTATAATGCTTCTGAAGGTTTTTTTGCTACTCAATTCTCCAAGGAAGACCAAGGCATGCAATTACTATTTGACAGTGGCGTTTTTTATGAATTTATTCCACTAGATCAATTGCACAAAGACCAACCTCAGGCTTATACCATAGAGCAAGTTCAAAAAGGAATCGATTATGCGATTGTAATTAGTACCAATGCTGGTTTGTGGCGCTATATGATTGGGGATACAGTACGGTTTTCTTCTTTGTATCCACATCATATTGAGATAACAGGACGCACTCAACAATTTATCAATGTATTTGGCGAGGAGGTAATGGTTTGGAACGCCGAAAAAGCATTGACCAATACCTGTTATGAATTAGATGCTCAGATTTCGGAATATACTGTTGCTCCTATCTTTTTATCCAAGACCTCAAAAGGAGGGCATGAATGGTTGGTTGAGTTTCAAAAATCGCCCCAAAGCATGCTTCAATTCCAACAATTATTGGATATGAATTTACAAAAATTGAACTCCGACTATGAGGCTAAAAGATATAAGGATATTGCCCTACAAGAACTCGAATTAACCGTAGTTCCTCCAGGGTCTTTTCACAACTGGCTCAAGTCTAAAGGCAAGTACGGCGGACAGCATAAAATCCCTAGACTTTCTAATAAAAGACAATATCTAGAAGAAATTTTAGCTTCTTTCCCCATAAAATCGTAA
- a CDS encoding SRPBCC domain-containing protein — protein sequence MKSCHTQTIINAPISKVWAILTDFDRYPEWNPLVGKVWGTVKEGRIVFAHILPLKNVFPIQIISLKKQQKIVWKGTLLNASIMMGEHYYELKDLGNNQTELQHGERFSGWASQWLNGWMLTKLQDSYKYHNQKLKIIAEQGTL from the coding sequence ATGAAATCTTGCCACACTCAAACCATTATTAATGCCCCTATTTCGAAAGTCTGGGCAATATTAACTGATTTTGATCGCTATCCTGAATGGAATCCATTGGTAGGCAAAGTTTGGGGAACCGTAAAAGAAGGAAGGATTGTATTTGCTCATATCCTGCCCCTCAAAAATGTATTTCCAATTCAGATTATCAGCTTAAAAAAGCAACAAAAAATTGTCTGGAAAGGCACTCTTTTAAATGCTTCTATTATGATGGGGGAACATTATTATGAATTAAAAGACCTCGGAAATAATCAAACAGAGTTGCAACATGGAGAACGCTTTAGCGGTTGGGCTAGCCAATGGCTGAATGGGTGGATGCTGACTAAACTACAGGATAGCTATAAATACCACAATCAAAAATTAAAGATCATTGCAGAACAGGGCACTCTTTAG
- a CDS encoding UDP-N-acetylmuramate--L-alanine ligase: MKIHFIAIGGALMHNLALALQQKGYTITGSDDEIYDPSYTRLKNAGLLPAKMGWNIENIKRDLDAVIVGMHARPNNPELLKAQELGLTIYSYPEYIYLQSQHKKRIVVGGSHGKTTTTSMIMHILKHYNIDFDYAVGAQLNGFELMVRLSDAPIIVIEGDEYLSSPIDILPKFLHYHPHIAVLTGVAWDHINVFPTFKKYKKQFKKFIKSIMPNGTLIYYKKDKHLKKMANLAPAQIIAYDTPANDIQEHQTYLRLDYNYSLKAQTDVGIPLQIFGKHNLQNFQAARLVCRELGLSDGQILEAIQAFEGAAKRLETLAKNDQQVIYKDFAHAPSKVKATINAVKGQYADRKLIAVLELHTFSSLNIDFLEEYLGSMGAADTAYVYYNRHTIQMKKLKDIAPKDVEEAFYHPNLTVFTDNEALEATLQKDIQKQKANVLLMSSGNWGGMDIMGLIKEKEA, from the coding sequence ATGAAAATACATTTTATAGCTATAGGGGGCGCTCTTATGCACAACCTAGCTCTCGCATTGCAACAAAAAGGATATACAATAACTGGATCAGACGACGAAATCTATGATCCATCTTATACTCGATTAAAGAACGCTGGATTATTGCCTGCTAAAATGGGGTGGAATATTGAGAATATAAAAAGAGATTTGGATGCGGTTATTGTAGGTATGCATGCAAGACCTAATAATCCAGAGTTATTAAAAGCTCAAGAATTAGGGCTAACCATCTATTCTTATCCAGAATACATTTATTTGCAAAGTCAACATAAAAAAAGAATTGTAGTGGGAGGGAGTCATGGAAAAACTACCACAACGTCTATGATTATGCACATTTTAAAGCATTATAATATTGATTTTGATTATGCGGTTGGGGCTCAGTTGAATGGTTTTGAATTAATGGTGCGCTTATCGGATGCGCCAATTATTGTTATAGAAGGAGATGAGTACTTATCTTCACCAATTGATATTTTGCCTAAGTTTTTGCATTATCACCCACATATAGCCGTCTTGACAGGGGTAGCATGGGATCATATCAATGTTTTTCCTACCTTCAAAAAATACAAAAAACAGTTTAAAAAATTCATCAAGAGTATCATGCCAAATGGCACCTTGATTTATTATAAAAAAGATAAGCATCTGAAGAAAATGGCGAACTTGGCACCCGCTCAAATTATTGCTTATGATACCCCTGCCAATGACATTCAAGAGCATCAGACTTATTTAAGGTTGGACTATAATTATTCGTTGAAGGCTCAAACGGATGTAGGAATTCCGTTACAAATTTTTGGAAAACACAATCTACAAAACTTTCAAGCTGCTCGTTTGGTTTGCCGAGAATTGGGGTTGAGTGATGGGCAAATACTAGAAGCTATTCAGGCATTTGAAGGAGCTGCAAAACGACTGGAAACGTTGGCAAAAAATGACCAACAAGTGATTTACAAAGATTTTGCACATGCTCCATCCAAGGTAAAAGCAACAATTAATGCTGTAAAGGGACAGTATGCAGACCGAAAGTTAATAGCAGTGTTAGAGCTACATACTTTTAGCTCGCTCAATATTGATTTTTTGGAAGAATATTTAGGAAGTATGGGGGCAGCAGATACCGCTTATGTTTATTATAATCGCCATACGATTCAGATGAAAAAATTAAAAGATATTGCTCCCAAAGATGTAGAAGAGGCTTTTTATCATCCTAATTTAACGGTTTTTACAGATAATGAGGCTTTGGAAGCTACACTCCAAAAAGATATACAAAAACAAAAGGCGAATGTATTATTGATGAGTTCTGGAAATTGGGGTGGGATGGATATTATGGGATTGATTAAAGAAAAAGAAGCTTAA
- a CDS encoding DUF4265 domain-containing protein, whose product MTDSFKKVLFRYHSPVLGKTVKETMWAIEIDADKQLYKLDSIPFYGPPIATHDEFIAKFDEQEGFLVYQEITTASENSIVLVIVTQKDYDKEMLRRKFKALHCESEGLNDHYFSMEILKRIDYTLIKKELDLYQQKGIIDYAEPCLSNKHKLDLQD is encoded by the coding sequence ATGACTGATTCCTTTAAGAAAGTTTTATTCCGTTATCATAGTCCTGTTTTAGGTAAAACCGTAAAAGAAACCATGTGGGCCATCGAGATAGATGCCGATAAACAGTTGTATAAACTAGATAGTATTCCCTTTTATGGTCCACCAATTGCGACACATGATGAGTTCATCGCCAAGTTTGATGAACAGGAAGGATTTTTGGTTTATCAGGAAATCACAACTGCTTCTGAAAATTCTATTGTTTTGGTTATTGTTACCCAAAAAGATTATGACAAAGAAATGCTCAGAAGAAAATTTAAAGCCTTGCACTGCGAGTCTGAAGGGCTAAACGATCATTATTTTTCAATGGAAATTCTAAAACGAATTGATTATACGTTGATAAAAAAGGAACTGGACCTTTACCAACAAAAAGGAATAATTGATTATGCAGAACCTTGTCTTTCGAATAAACACAAACTCGATCTCCAAGATTAG
- the rny gene encoding ribonuclease Y — MDATALIVGAIIGVLVGVIIGRFLLEKINKERQLELDKKADEILKSARENADTKIKEAENKASGMVAKAKKEGEHLKNNKMAEAKKHFINKKKEFENNCKKRELKLKSSEDKALERDKISLTREKAILKKETAVQKIRENLNQQLELVEVKMETLSNKENEYLAQLEKIAKLTAQQAKDELLKNIKDKADAEAMAYVKDRFEEAKMSANKEAKKIVIQSIQRMAAEHTIENTVSVFRLDSDDLKGQIIGREGRNIRALESATGVEIIVDDTPEAVIISSFDPIRREVCRLSLQRLVADGRIHPARIEEIVAKTKKQIEEQIMEIGQRTVIDLNIHGLQAPLIRMVGRMRFRSSYGQNLLKHSIETAKLCAIMSAELGLSSREVKLAKRAGLLHDIGKVGEEETELSHALLGMKMCERHGEKAAVSNAVGAHHDEVEMKYIISPIVQVCDAISGARPGARREILESYIERIKELEQVALAHDGVQKVYAMQAGRELRVIVEADKVSDNKAEELSFLISQKIQNEMQYPGQIKVTVIREKRSVAFAR; from the coding sequence ATGGATGCAACAGCACTTATCGTTGGAGCTATTATTGGTGTTTTAGTTGGTGTAATTATCGGTAGATTTCTACTCGAAAAAATCAACAAAGAACGCCAACTGGAATTGGATAAAAAAGCAGATGAAATATTAAAATCAGCTAGAGAAAATGCTGATACTAAGATTAAAGAAGCTGAAAATAAAGCAAGTGGGATGGTCGCAAAAGCTAAAAAAGAAGGCGAACATCTCAAAAATAATAAAATGGCAGAAGCTAAAAAACATTTTATTAATAAGAAAAAGGAATTTGAGAACAACTGCAAAAAACGTGAGCTAAAACTAAAAAGCAGCGAAGATAAAGCACTAGAAAGAGACAAAATTTCTTTGACTAGAGAAAAAGCTATTCTCAAAAAAGAAACTGCGGTTCAAAAAATCCGTGAAAACCTCAACCAACAATTAGAGTTAGTGGAGGTAAAAATGGAAACACTCAGCAATAAGGAAAATGAATACTTGGCTCAATTGGAAAAAATTGCCAAACTTACTGCCCAACAAGCTAAAGATGAGTTGTTGAAAAACATCAAGGATAAAGCAGATGCTGAGGCTATGGCTTATGTCAAAGATCGTTTTGAAGAAGCTAAAATGAGTGCCAACAAGGAAGCTAAAAAAATTGTTATTCAATCGATCCAACGAATGGCAGCAGAACATACCATCGAAAATACGGTTTCTGTTTTCCGTTTAGACTCGGATGATCTAAAAGGGCAAATTATTGGTCGAGAAGGACGTAACATTCGTGCACTAGAATCGGCTACTGGTGTTGAAATTATTGTTGATGATACGCCTGAAGCGGTTATTATTTCTAGCTTTGATCCTATTCGTCGTGAAGTCTGTCGTTTGTCTTTACAACGCTTGGTTGCAGATGGTCGTATACACCCTGCTCGTATCGAAGAGATTGTTGCTAAAACCAAAAAACAAATTGAGGAACAAATCATGGAAATTGGTCAACGCACGGTCATTGATCTAAATATTCACGGTTTACAAGCTCCTCTTATCCGTATGGTTGGACGGATGCGTTTCCGTTCTTCTTATGGACAAAACTTACTAAAACACTCTATCGAAACAGCTAAATTATGCGCCATTATGTCCGCAGAACTAGGCTTGAGTTCTAGAGAAGTAAAATTAGCTAAACGTGCTGGATTGTTGCACGATATTGGTAAAGTTGGGGAAGAAGAAACTGAGCTTTCTCATGCTTTGTTGGGTATGAAAATGTGTGAGCGTCACGGTGAAAAAGCTGCGGTTTCGAATGCAGTAGGAGCGCATCACGATGAGGTTGAAATGAAATATATTATTTCTCCAATTGTTCAGGTTTGTGATGCCATTTCTGGTGCTCGTCCTGGTGCTCGTCGTGAGATTTTGGAAAGCTACATCGAACGTATCAAAGAACTAGAGCAAGTTGCATTGGCGCACGATGGGGTTCAAAAAGTTTATGCAATGCAAGCTGGACGTGAACTTCGTGTTATTGTTGAAGCAGATAAAGTATCGGATAATAAAGCCGAAGAGTTGTCGTTCTTAATTTCTCAAAAAATTCAGAATGAAATGCAATATCCAGGTCAAATTAAGGTGACTGTCATCCGTGAAAAACGCTCAGTAGCTTTTGCTCGATAA
- a CDS encoding cell division protein ZapA has protein sequence MNEDNLLTIPVVLAGRTYPVLVTQDEVEGVKLINQQLNKEFLDLQNRYANKLNKQDILAMLLLTYAKELHEEQKKSNFAPVQKRIESIENILEQAFEK, from the coding sequence ATGAACGAAGATAACTTATTGACTATACCTGTTGTTTTGGCAGGACGCACATACCCTGTATTGGTTACCCAAGATGAAGTTGAAGGCGTCAAACTAATCAATCAACAACTCAATAAAGAGTTCTTAGATTTACAAAACCGCTATGCCAATAAACTCAATAAGCAAGATATACTAGCTATGCTTCTATTGACTTATGCAAAAGAGCTACATGAGGAACAAAAAAAATCCAACTTTGCTCCTGTACAAAAACGCATTGAGTCTATTGAAAATATCCTAGAACAAGCTTTTGAAAAATAA